The Punica granatum isolate Tunisia-2019 unplaced genomic scaffold, ASM765513v2 Contig00637, whole genome shotgun sequence DNA segment CATGAAGAGTTGTGCATACCGAAGTCAGCTTGTTAAGAGTGCTATCTATGACCACAAAGTAAGCTTCCAGCAACATCTCCAGCTCTTCAATGCTCTCCGTGGCACTTTCTGAGCTTCTCATGCTCTCGTGTCGGCTCCTTGCAATGCTCAGGCTCTTTTCAAGCTTCCTACTCTCAGGGGAGAAGAAACTGGAGAAACCGGTGCCGAGATCGATAAGGCACCATCATTCGATCTAAATCCCGTCACCGACTGATCGCCGTAAAATAAAGATTCCATCCTTCGCTTCTTTTCAGTGAGATACATCTCTGCCATGTCCCCATCATCGTCCATGAGCTGCTCTATCTCATCCCTGACCTATAAATTAGAGCTTGAAGAAGAGATTAAGAACGAAAGAAGGGAAAAGGggggttggggggggggggggggggggggggagccATAAAAAAGGAATCTATGCCAAATATGACATCTATTCAATTAGTACCTTCTGCACTCTCCGGGTCAATGCAACAAGTCGGCTTTTCAATCTACGGACTCGCTCCAGATTCAGAGTACTGATCTTTGATGTGAGCTCATCCAGTAGAGGATAAGCTTCAATTTCAAGTTCCGCTGCCTttagagaaaagaagaaataggTAGTCAGATGTTAGCTCAAAATTGATTCAGGCATCAAAGACAATCGTATAGATAATAAATCCTTGACTTGGCAAAAAATTTACAATCACTAAGAAGAAAGCATTGGATATGATCCGCTTCCGTGAAAATTGTTCTTTGCTTCTACAAACCTGGGAATCAAGAAAAGTGCAGGCAGCTTCTAGTGCAACTTCTAACGCCCGAAACTCAAATGGCAAATAATCAGGGGATGTACTTCCAAAAACATTATCAAAGCTTCTACTTCCTCTCCTCCGGTTCAAATCAGCATGCTCGGACTTCCACATCTCTCCAACACCAGCTGCGGCCAATCGACGCTGAAGCTCCACAACATATTGCAAGACATAGCTATCGAGGGAATTCAATAGAAGGACCTCATCTGCTGTTATTATGCACCTTATCTGCTCCAAGTTGACGACAATAGCCTTCTCTCTGCCAAGAATGGTGGATGGGTACACAAAGAGAGGATCGAGCAAGCGCAAGTCTCGAGCCGGAAGATCACAGCGGCGCATCATCGTGAACTTGTCCACCTCAATCACCTCGGAGTTACCAGATGTGTCCACTCGGATCCAAGATCGAAGGCCCTGGCCCCGCTTCTTCAGGCCCAGCACATCCACTCCTTGAAAAGAAGGTGGCCGGCCTCGAGTAGATGACTCCCTAAGATTAAGGGCTGATGCAGGTTTTGGGGGCAGGAGACGCTCCTTCAGATCTGCCATTGGCCAGCGTTGGTCCTGCAAGCCTGCAAGATATGCCACAGGTCAAGAGTGTATATATGTCAATACAAGCCACTATGGATAGTGTGATTAAAGAAAGTAATCAGGGAACCACTGAGCAAATAAAGATTGACAAAAACAGGAATTGGCTACATTACATTACCGAAGAACATCTATTTTACCCAGCATGGACAGATTCCAGAAAATTAATGGCTCCAAATTCACTCCTCAAATTGACGCTAATGAAAGTACAACAATTGTTGCAAGTTCCTCGGTAGCATTTCTGTGCAAT contains these protein-coding regions:
- the LOC116191957 gene encoding LOW QUALITY PROTEIN: magnesium transporter MRS2-1-like (The sequence of the model RefSeq protein was modified relative to this genomic sequence to represent the inferred CDS: inserted 1 base in 1 codon) — protein: MADLKERLLPPKPASALNLRESSTRGRPPSFQGVDVLGLKKRGQGLRSWIRVDTSGNSEVIEVDKFTMMRRCDLPARDLRLLDPLFVYPSTILGREKAIVVNLEQIRCIITADEVLLLNSLDSYVLQYVVELQRRLAAAGVGEMWKSEHADLNRRRGSRSFDNVFGSTSPDYLPFEFRALEVALEAACTFLDSQAAELEIEAYPLLDELTSKISTLNLERVRRLKSRLVALTRRVQKVRDEIEQLMDDDGDMAEMYLTEKKRRMESLFYGDQSVTGFRSNDGALSISAPVSPVSSXPESRKLEKSLSIARSRHESMRSSESATESIEELEMLLEAYFVVIDSTLNKLTSLKEYIDDTEDFINIQLDNVRNQLIQFELLLTTATFVVAIFGVVAGIFGMNFSIPLFDDEGAFKWVLIITGVTGLAIFCAFVLFFKYRRLMPL